One Entomomonas asaccharolytica DNA segment encodes these proteins:
- a CDS encoding DNA alkylation repair protein, producing MTTNNLNLSKLIIDIQQQLKNNADQHTQVNSQRFFKETITAYGVKTAIVRKISKDLFKQIKDYPKQQIFKLCEKLWQSDYIEESIIACNLSYYLHKDYQPNDFKVFEKWLNNYVNNWATCDTLCNHTIGTFIEMYPDYIQQLNNWTHSANRWVKRGAAVTLIIPARKGLFLDNIFTITDTLLIDKDDMVQKGYGWLLKVASQTHLQAVFAYIMANKSTMPRTALRYAIEKMPTELKAQAMAK from the coding sequence ATGACTACTAATAATCTAAATTTAAGTAAGCTCATAATAGATATTCAACAGCAATTAAAAAATAATGCTGACCAGCATACCCAAGTAAATAGCCAACGATTCTTTAAAGAAACAATTACTGCTTATGGTGTTAAAACAGCTATAGTACGAAAAATCAGTAAGGATTTATTTAAACAAATTAAAGACTATCCCAAACAACAAATTTTTAAATTATGTGAAAAACTTTGGCAATCTGACTATATTGAAGAATCAATAATAGCCTGTAATCTCTCCTATTATTTACATAAAGATTATCAACCCAATGATTTTAAAGTTTTTGAAAAGTGGCTAAACAATTATGTTAATAACTGGGCCACATGCGATACACTCTGCAACCATACCATTGGTACTTTTATTGAAATGTACCCAGATTATATTCAGCAACTCAATAACTGGACACACTCTGCTAATCGATGGGTAAAACGCGGAGCCGCAGTAACCTTAATTATTCCTGCTAGAAAAGGGCTTTTCTTAGACAATATTTTTACCATTACTGATACATTATTAATTGATAAAGATGACATGGTACAAAAAGGTTATGGTTGGCTATTAAAAGTCGCTAGCCAAACACATCTACAAGCTGTATTTGCATATATAATGGCCAATAAATCAACAATGCCACGTACAGCACTGCGTTACGCTATTGAAAAAATGCCCACTGAACTCAAAGCGCAAGCTATGGCTAAATAA
- a CDS encoding aminotransferase-like domain-containing protein: MWALNNNPAIKQPIYKQIVNHIEQAIENGQLQSGERLPSERQLSTLLKVNRSTIIHALDELTDRGVLIRKIGSGTYVNEQKWGLQSYPLINWQATPEILSKKRQDAYYLQANQLRQKAHSQQQPILDLANGDLASDLLPTLSLPEFSWQELLTHEQGTEAAHLGLISFRQAVKDYLQKRFKMTVASEQILITSGAQQAIFLITQGLLKPGDAIGIEAPSYFYSLPLFQAAGLRIYAIPTDQQGITLEGLEKLLNQQSIKMIFLNPIFQNPTGFVMSENRKKQLLSYCYKKRIPIVEDDAYSALSFNPQLDTSPLKKLDKHQQVIYIGSLSKYIGKNIRAGWMIAPKAIVNKLADIRQQLDAGLSVLPQLLAEHYLTEHSSKHQQYLQTVLANRSQQLMQWLTENYQHKLTFQPPLGGFHLYAHCLQKNTYDFNNLLDELLQQNIVVARGTDFGDTPYHLRFSYAHFNIASLAKR, translated from the coding sequence ATGTGGGCATTAAACAATAATCCAGCAATCAAACAACCTATTTACAAACAGATTGTTAATCATATTGAACAAGCTATTGAAAATGGCCAATTGCAATCTGGGGAGCGGTTACCTTCTGAACGACAATTAAGCACCTTACTGAAAGTCAATCGTTCTACCATTATTCATGCTTTAGATGAATTAACAGATAGAGGCGTTCTTATTCGCAAAATCGGTAGTGGAACCTATGTGAATGAACAAAAATGGGGGTTACAAAGTTATCCCTTAATCAATTGGCAGGCTACACCAGAGATACTTTCGAAAAAAAGACAAGACGCATACTATCTACAAGCTAACCAGCTACGCCAAAAAGCACACAGCCAGCAACAACCTATATTAGATTTAGCCAATGGTGACTTAGCTAGCGATTTACTACCCACCCTTTCTTTACCTGAATTTTCATGGCAAGAATTACTAACCCATGAGCAAGGTACAGAAGCTGCACATTTAGGGTTAATTTCTTTTCGCCAAGCTGTAAAGGATTACCTACAAAAACGCTTTAAAATGACGGTAGCTTCTGAGCAAATATTAATTACCTCAGGCGCGCAACAGGCTATCTTTCTTATTACTCAAGGCTTATTAAAACCAGGTGATGCTATTGGTATTGAAGCGCCCTCCTACTTTTATTCATTACCATTATTCCAAGCAGCAGGCTTACGTATTTATGCCATTCCAACAGACCAACAAGGTATAACATTAGAAGGTTTAGAAAAACTACTTAATCAGCAATCCATAAAAATGATTTTTCTTAACCCTATTTTCCAAAACCCCACTGGTTTTGTTATGTCTGAAAATCGAAAAAAACAATTACTTAGCTACTGTTATAAAAAACGTATTCCAATCGTCGAAGACGATGCTTATAGTGCTTTATCCTTTAACCCCCAACTTGATACCTCACCCCTAAAAAAATTAGATAAACACCAACAAGTTATCTATATTGGCTCACTCTCCAAATACATTGGCAAAAATATTCGCGCAGGTTGGATGATTGCCCCCAAAGCTATCGTTAATAAATTAGCAGATATTCGGCAACAACTAGATGCAGGGCTTAGTGTTCTGCCACAACTACTTGCTGAACACTACTTAACAGAACATAGTAGTAAACATCAACAATACCTACAAACTGTATTAGCTAACAGATCGCAACAATTAATGCAGTGGCTTACGGAAAACTATCAACATAAATTAACTTTTCAACCACCATTAGGCGGTTTTCATCTTTACGCTCATTGTTTACAAAAAAACACTTATGACTTTAATAATTTACTGGATGAGCTATTACAACAAAATATTGTTGTCGCTAGAGGTACAGATTTTGGAGATACTCCTTACCATCTACGTTTTAGTTATGCTCACTTTAACATAGCAAGCTTAGCTAAAAGGTGA
- the pdxS gene encoding pyridoxal 5'-phosphate synthase lyase subunit PdxS: MAQMQKGGVIMDVINAEQAKIAEAAGAVAVMALERVPSDIRAAGGVARMADPTIVEEVMKAVTIPVMAKARIGHIAEARILEAMGVDYIDESEVLTPADEQYHLLKSDYTVPFVCGCRDLGEALRRIGEGASMLRTKGEPGTGNIVEAVRHIRKVNEQIRILANKCDDELMTFAKDIGAPYELVKEVKKLGKLPVVNFAAGGVATPADAALMMSLGADGVFVGSGIFKSDNPEKFAKAIVQATTNYQDYKLLAELSKGLGTPMKGIEISRLSDAERMQDRGW, translated from the coding sequence ATGGCGCAAATGCAAAAAGGCGGTGTAATCATGGATGTGATTAATGCTGAGCAAGCAAAAATTGCTGAGGCAGCAGGTGCTGTAGCAGTAATGGCATTGGAGCGTGTACCTTCGGATATCCGTGCTGCTGGCGGTGTGGCAAGAATGGCTGATCCTACCATTGTTGAAGAGGTAATGAAGGCTGTGACCATTCCTGTGATGGCGAAAGCGCGTATTGGTCATATAGCAGAGGCTCGTATTTTAGAAGCGATGGGCGTTGACTATATTGATGAAAGTGAAGTGTTAACGCCTGCCGATGAACAATATCATTTATTGAAAAGTGACTATACGGTACCCTTTGTATGTGGCTGTCGTGATTTAGGAGAAGCCTTACGCCGTATAGGTGAAGGAGCGTCTATGCTTCGTACTAAGGGCGAGCCAGGAACGGGCAATATTGTTGAAGCTGTGCGTCATATTCGTAAAGTAAATGAACAAATTCGTATTTTGGCAAACAAGTGTGATGATGAACTGATGACCTTTGCTAAAGATATAGGCGCACCTTATGAACTAGTAAAAGAAGTAAAAAAACTAGGTAAATTACCTGTGGTTAACTTTGCAGCAGGTGGGGTGGCTACTCCAGCAGATGCGGCGTTAATGATGAGCTTGGGAGCAGACGGTGTATTTGTAGGTTCTGGTATTTTTAAATCAGATAATCCAGAGAAGTTTGCTAAAGCTATTGTGCAAGCCACTACCAATTATCAAGATTATAAGCTATTAGCTGAACTCTCTAAAGGTTTAGGTACACCAATGAAAGGTATTGAGATCTCTAGGCTTTCTGATGCAGAGCGGATGCAAGATAGAGGTTGGTAG
- a CDS encoding sn-glycerol-3-phosphate transporter, with protein MLSLRSIVLLILVVTTQISFAENERKDFWQFQTSVYTKHFHPNPEHNNHQELIGIDYNLSSGWFFGGATFRNSFRQRSVYAYAGKRFELEDTPFYARISGGLIHGYHGKYQHKIPMNGTGIAPAIIPSIGIQVDRFSTEVLLLGFNAMMVNVGFKL; from the coding sequence ATGTTAAGTTTACGTTCAATAGTATTGTTGATTTTAGTAGTCACCACACAAATAAGTTTTGCAGAGAATGAGCGCAAGGACTTTTGGCAATTTCAAACAAGCGTCTATACTAAACATTTTCACCCAAACCCTGAACATAATAATCACCAAGAGCTAATAGGGATTGATTACAACCTTTCTTCTGGCTGGTTTTTTGGCGGAGCGACTTTTCGTAATTCATTTAGACAACGCTCTGTCTATGCCTACGCAGGTAAACGGTTTGAATTAGAAGACACCCCTTTTTATGCACGTATCTCAGGTGGTTTAATTCATGGTTATCATGGCAAATATCAACATAAAATACCCATGAATGGCACGGGAATAGCCCCTGCTATTATTCCGTCTATTGGCATTCAAGTAGATAGATTTAGTACCGAAGTTCTTTTATTAGGCTTTAATGCAATGATGGTTAATGTTGGTTTTAAACTTTAA
- a CDS encoding putative 2-aminoethylphosphonate ABC transporter substrate-binding protein: protein MWKSIIVTSLGLVFSVQALAEKGQLTVYTALETDQIKMYQRAFNKAHPQIQLRIVRDSTGVIVSKLLAEKNNPKADVVWGVAITGLGVLKQQGMLEAYAPSNLSNIKADYRDSENPPYWWGLDVTGAVLCFNTVEAKKRNIPKPESWQDLLKPIYQGQIVMPDPTSSGTGYFDVISWLQMWGDEQGKGGGWQFMDGLHKNMAQYTHSGSKPCNMAATGEYVIGISFEYRGHTNKAKGAPIDLVFPKEGLGWDVEAFAIHKGTKNLAAAKTLADWASSTEAMKLYGKSFAITGQPNVAPKLANIPDDYEQRLIKMDFDYAAKQRDVILKEWSSRYANKSEPKK, encoded by the coding sequence TTGTGGAAATCAATAATTGTAACTAGTCTAGGGTTAGTATTTTCTGTACAAGCATTAGCAGAAAAGGGGCAGTTAACTGTTTATACTGCATTAGAAACGGATCAAATTAAGATGTATCAACGAGCTTTTAATAAAGCTCATCCACAAATTCAATTACGCATAGTACGTGACTCAACAGGTGTTATTGTTTCTAAATTATTGGCTGAAAAAAATAATCCTAAAGCTGATGTGGTTTGGGGAGTAGCGATTACTGGTTTAGGTGTATTGAAGCAACAGGGCATGTTAGAGGCTTATGCTCCCTCTAATTTATCTAATATTAAGGCTGATTATCGTGATAGTGAGAACCCACCTTATTGGTGGGGGTTGGATGTTACGGGAGCGGTGCTTTGTTTTAATACAGTGGAAGCTAAAAAACGAAATATTCCTAAGCCTGAAAGCTGGCAAGACTTATTAAAACCAATTTATCAAGGACAGATTGTAATGCCTGATCCTACTTCATCAGGTACAGGTTATTTTGATGTGATTAGTTGGTTGCAGATGTGGGGTGATGAACAAGGTAAGGGCGGTGGCTGGCAGTTTATGGATGGATTGCACAAGAATATGGCACAGTATACTCATTCTGGTTCTAAACCTTGCAATATGGCAGCAACGGGTGAGTATGTAATAGGTATCTCTTTTGAGTATCGTGGCCATACCAATAAAGCTAAAGGTGCACCTATTGATTTAGTTTTCCCTAAAGAAGGATTAGGTTGGGATGTTGAAGCCTTTGCCATCCACAAAGGAACAAAGAACTTAGCAGCGGCAAAAACATTAGCAGATTGGGCTTCTAGCACAGAGGCAATGAAGCTATATGGTAAAAGCTTTGCAATTACGGGACAGCCTAATGTTGCCCCTAAGTTAGCCAATATTCCTGATGATTATGAGCAACGTTTAATTAAGATGGATTTTGATTATGCAGCTAAGCAGCGTGATGTGATTTTAAAAGAGTGGAGTTCACGTTATGCCAATAAGTCAGAGCCTAAGAAGTAG
- a CDS encoding YicC/YloC family endoribonuclease: MLQSMTAFARLELSINEGVLCWEIRSVNHRYLEHSFKLSETFRVLEWQLRDVLKKEISRGKVECIFTFSPNAQNNPLQIDAERAKQLVQAAEQISELTINPTPINPFTVLSWPGVLINEQANHELLQQQAIELFSKTLKNLKQNRAREGQELQQLLDDRLTNIDNEVNKLRPIIPEMLDNQRQKILTRCQELQTEIDNQRLEQELVLLAQKSDVAEELDRLQTHLTEVRHTFNSKEPCGRRLDFLMQELNREANTLGSKAYDTRTTQAAVNIKVLIEQMREQVQNIE, from the coding sequence ATGTTACAGAGTATGACCGCATTTGCACGCCTTGAGTTATCTATTAATGAAGGGGTTTTATGTTGGGAAATTCGCTCTGTTAATCATCGTTATTTAGAACATAGTTTCAAATTATCTGAAACTTTTCGGGTTCTTGAATGGCAATTAAGGGATGTTCTAAAAAAAGAAATTTCTCGCGGCAAAGTAGAATGTATATTTACATTCTCCCCTAATGCTCAAAACAATCCTCTACAAATAGATGCAGAACGAGCTAAACAACTTGTTCAGGCTGCTGAGCAAATCTCTGAACTAACCATTAATCCCACACCAATCAATCCGTTTACTGTATTATCTTGGCCAGGTGTATTAATTAACGAACAGGCTAATCACGAATTATTACAACAACAAGCTATTGAGCTATTTTCTAAAACACTCAAAAACTTAAAACAAAATAGAGCAAGGGAAGGTCAAGAGCTACAACAATTACTAGATGATCGATTAACCAATATTGATAACGAAGTTAATAAGCTTCGCCCAATTATTCCAGAAATGCTTGATAATCAACGCCAAAAAATATTAACTCGCTGCCAAGAACTACAAACGGAAATCGATAATCAACGCTTGGAACAAGAACTGGTATTACTTGCACAAAAATCAGATGTAGCCGAAGAGCTAGATCGCCTACAAACCCACCTAACAGAAGTACGTCATACCTTTAATAGCAAAGAACCTTGTGGCCGTCGCTTAGACTTTTTAATGCAAGAACTAAACCGTGAAGCCAACACACTAGGTTCAAAAGCCTACGATACACGCACAACCCAAGCTGCAGTAAATATAAAAGTACTTATCGAACAAATGCGAGAACAAGTGCAAAATATTGAATAG
- the pdxT gene encoding pyridoxal 5'-phosphate synthase glutaminase subunit PdxT has protein sequence MKTVGVLALQGAIAEHLQMLEQLQVKGVPVKHVDDLANIDGLIIPGGESTAISRLIQQHGLYEKIQQFAKQYPVMGTCAGLILCGKNIVNSDGKVMPLGLIDITVERNGFGRQVDSFEAVLSVKGIVETIPAVFIRAPFIQAVGEGVKVLATVEDKIVMAEQGNILVMAFHPELTKDTQIVEYFIRKIG, from the coding sequence ATGAAAACCGTTGGTGTTTTAGCACTACAAGGTGCAATTGCTGAACACTTGCAAATGCTTGAGCAGTTGCAAGTAAAAGGTGTACCCGTTAAACATGTTGATGATTTAGCAAATATTGATGGTTTGATTATTCCTGGTGGTGAGTCTACGGCTATTAGTCGTTTAATTCAGCAACATGGCTTATATGAAAAGATTCAGCAATTTGCTAAACAATATCCTGTGATGGGAACCTGTGCTGGGCTAATTTTATGTGGCAAAAATATCGTTAATTCAGATGGCAAGGTTATGCCTTTGGGATTAATAGATATTACTGTGGAGCGTAATGGTTTTGGTAGACAAGTAGATAGTTTTGAAGCGGTCTTGTCTGTTAAGGGTATTGTTGAAACAATTCCTGCTGTATTTATTCGAGCGCCATTTATTCAGGCAGTTGGTGAGGGAGTCAAAGTGCTTGCTACAGTTGAAGATAAGATTGTGATGGCGGAGCAGGGTAATATTTTGGTGATGGCTTTTCATCCTGAACTCACCAAGGATACTCAAATAGTTGAGTATTTTATTAGAAAAATTGGTTAA
- a CDS encoding DUF4031 domain-containing protein, which translates to MAIYVDNVRVPHRGKFWCHLVADTLEELHNFARCLEIPHRGFHYQASYPHYDITIELREIALQLDAIAGNRRDIIRCAKQLKQQFKDSYY; encoded by the coding sequence ATGGCTATCTATGTAGATAATGTACGTGTACCCCATCGGGGTAAATTTTGGTGTCATCTAGTCGCTGACACATTAGAAGAATTACATAATTTTGCTAGATGTTTAGAAATTCCTCACAGAGGCTTTCATTACCAAGCATCTTATCCTCACTATGATATAACCATTGAATTAAGAGAAATTGCCCTCCAACTAGATGCAATTGCTGGTAACCGTAGAGATATTATTCGCTGCGCAAAGCAGCTAAAACAACAATTTAAAGATTCTTACTACTGA
- the hsdR gene encoding type I restriction-modification system endonuclease, producing MTIFTSNFDFLKEYDHIFFELAHTAEQVFASDPNTTLIKLRQLGEAFAKDIAARCGIYFDDTTPQVDLIHQIDRELRLDPTIRNLFHTIRVEGNKATHEFKTEHKEALNGLKMARSLAVWYHQSFGKEGSKFNPGSFIAPPDPSQKLRELQNQINQLRASNEKLEDNQQLVNLLKKEKQEYALLAEQMDKEARTLAAQVKQQEQALQKQRESFETHIKLLQLELVERNKSNPQQAVRQQQIISHQIKEANQQVFLTEELARLIIDQQLVEAGWQADSLELTWDNGIRPEADKNKAIAGYPIFYQGNAAYADYILFCGLTPIAVIEAKCENINVADKIRQAESYAKGFQIEPLMQAPWLLAQHNQPWTSNDNTPYIIPFVYSSNGRPYNAQLEEKSGTWFRDLRTTNNLAQALQHFHTPQGLLTKLSHNINAAEQALQQEKFAQLYLRGYQQAAIQAVENALLQNQRNCLIAMATGTGKTIVINALIYRFLKTKRFKRILILVDHAALGLQTTDILTNTLDEQYQTLAKLYHLTELSKHIDNLTNHLQLATVQSMVKSIFASDTAPSIDSFDCIIIDEAHSGYMLEQEMIEGELATRDAQQYIKEYQQLINYFDAVKIGLTATPVKHTTDIFGKSVYSYSYREAVADDYLIDYEPPILYQTELTQHGIHFNKGYNIDIINAQTGNIESTELADELSFDSESFNRLVINKSFNEIICEQLVQELNPFAKEKTLIFCASDLHADMVKNLLDKAFSKLYQQSYDQTAVAKITIGSYNPKQLITAFKTERYPNIAITVDLLATAIEVPQICNLVFLRHVKSRILFEQMLGRANRRCDEIGKTVFRIYDPLGICQFLQEVTTMQPLQKTDTPLINLLEQFTDNKFLKDALNTPSNLPNKTQADVLLDQICQKIMRILRKANYQAEHDNVIKEKLNETSNTWGIAPYKLNNYLQQIGAKKAADFFKTRKSFLKELREIKQLLAGNHYQIISEQADKFINRKQLYGQYNNPKDFLDSFTTFIQEQIKHVKTLNKTLVKPNNITKAELKEIRLLLDNAGYSETNLQTAWRNQYHQIIDAGLIGYIRHAAIAEPLIPFENRVEQTLQKAQALYNWTPIQRQWLNRLAEHLIFKEVLDRKSINKRINQAYGSSIEKLDQLLNGQLNEVLNTLKKLWPENTPLLEQEQQNTTVIPETNTNPTSNSSSLITPPKIEQKMLETKSLLGFIKQFLKFK from the coding sequence TTGACTATCTTCACCAGCAATTTTGATTTCCTAAAGGAATATGATCACATATTCTTCGAGTTAGCTCATACTGCTGAACAAGTATTTGCCAGTGATCCAAATACCACCTTGATTAAATTACGCCAGTTAGGTGAAGCATTTGCTAAAGATATTGCTGCTCGATGTGGTATTTACTTTGATGATACAACCCCACAAGTCGATCTTATCCATCAAATTGATCGTGAGTTAAGATTAGACCCTACCATACGTAATCTTTTTCATACGATACGGGTAGAAGGTAATAAGGCTACTCATGAATTTAAAACCGAGCATAAAGAAGCCTTAAACGGTCTAAAAATGGCACGTAGTCTCGCTGTTTGGTATCACCAATCTTTTGGTAAAGAGGGTAGTAAATTTAATCCAGGCAGTTTTATTGCACCACCTGATCCTAGCCAAAAACTCCGTGAATTACAAAATCAAATTAACCAACTACGGGCAAGTAATGAAAAACTTGAAGATAACCAACAATTAGTAAACTTATTAAAAAAAGAAAAACAAGAATACGCCCTGTTAGCAGAACAAATGGATAAAGAAGCTCGTACACTTGCAGCACAAGTTAAACAGCAAGAACAAGCTTTGCAGAAACAACGAGAATCCTTTGAAACCCACATCAAACTCTTACAATTAGAACTGGTTGAACGAAACAAAAGTAATCCTCAACAAGCAGTAAGACAACAACAAATTATTAGCCATCAAATCAAAGAAGCAAATCAACAAGTTTTTTTAACAGAAGAATTAGCACGTTTAATAATCGATCAACAACTTGTTGAAGCAGGTTGGCAAGCAGATAGTTTGGAACTCACATGGGATAATGGCATTCGCCCTGAAGCAGATAAAAATAAAGCTATTGCTGGATACCCTATTTTTTATCAAGGCAATGCTGCTTATGCTGACTATATTCTATTTTGTGGTTTGACCCCTATCGCAGTTATAGAAGCCAAATGTGAGAATATCAATGTTGCAGATAAAATACGTCAAGCAGAAAGCTATGCCAAAGGCTTCCAAATTGAACCTCTTATGCAAGCACCTTGGCTATTAGCCCAACATAATCAGCCTTGGACTAGCAATGATAACACACCTTACATTATTCCTTTTGTCTACTCCAGCAATGGTCGACCTTATAATGCACAGTTAGAAGAAAAATCAGGTACATGGTTTAGAGACTTACGTACAACTAATAATTTAGCTCAAGCATTACAACACTTCCATACACCGCAAGGCTTATTAACTAAACTTAGCCATAACATCAATGCAGCTGAACAGGCTTTACAACAAGAAAAATTTGCTCAGTTATACCTACGAGGTTATCAACAAGCAGCCATTCAAGCAGTTGAAAACGCCCTCTTACAAAACCAGCGTAATTGTTTAATTGCTATGGCGACAGGAACAGGTAAAACTATTGTTATCAATGCGTTAATTTATAGATTTTTAAAAACCAAACGATTTAAACGTATTTTGATCTTAGTTGATCACGCTGCACTAGGTTTACAAACAACTGATATACTTACTAATACGCTTGATGAACAGTATCAAACCTTAGCAAAACTTTATCATTTAACCGAGCTATCAAAACATATTGATAACTTAACCAACCATCTACAACTGGCCACTGTACAGAGTATGGTAAAAAGTATTTTTGCCTCAGATACTGCTCCCTCTATAGATAGTTTCGATTGCATAATCATTGATGAAGCCCATAGCGGTTATATGTTAGAACAGGAAATGATAGAGGGAGAATTAGCTACGAGAGACGCGCAACAGTATATAAAAGAATACCAACAACTAATTAACTATTTTGATGCAGTTAAAATTGGCTTAACTGCCACACCAGTAAAACATACTACAGATATATTTGGAAAATCTGTCTACAGTTATTCTTATCGTGAAGCAGTAGCTGATGATTACTTAATTGATTATGAACCTCCTATTCTTTATCAAACAGAATTAACACAACATGGCATACACTTTAATAAAGGCTATAACATCGATATTATCAATGCTCAAACTGGTAATATTGAATCAACAGAATTAGCAGATGAATTGAGTTTTGATAGTGAAAGCTTTAATCGCTTAGTTATTAACAAAAGTTTTAATGAAATTATCTGCGAACAACTAGTTCAAGAGTTAAATCCTTTTGCAAAAGAAAAGACACTTATTTTTTGTGCTTCAGATCTCCATGCAGATATGGTTAAAAATTTGCTTGATAAGGCATTTAGCAAACTTTATCAACAATCATATGATCAAACAGCTGTTGCCAAAATTACCATCGGCAGCTATAACCCTAAGCAACTTATTACAGCTTTTAAAACAGAACGATACCCCAATATCGCTATTACTGTTGACTTACTAGCAACGGCAATAGAGGTGCCACAAATCTGCAATTTAGTATTTTTGCGCCATGTAAAATCTCGAATTTTATTTGAACAAATGCTAGGTAGGGCGAATCGCCGTTGTGATGAAATTGGTAAAACCGTTTTCCGCATTTATGATCCCCTTGGTATTTGTCAGTTTTTACAAGAGGTAACTACAATGCAACCCTTGCAAAAAACTGATACGCCCTTAATTAATTTACTAGAACAATTTACAGATAATAAATTTTTAAAAGATGCCCTAAACACTCCAAGTAATCTGCCTAATAAAACTCAGGCTGATGTACTGCTTGATCAGATATGCCAAAAAATCATGCGTATTCTTCGTAAAGCCAATTATCAAGCGGAACATGACAATGTTATTAAAGAAAAACTAAACGAAACAAGTAATACTTGGGGTATTGCACCCTATAAGCTAAATAACTATTTACAACAAATAGGCGCCAAAAAAGCCGCTGATTTTTTTAAAACACGTAAAAGTTTTTTAAAAGAATTACGAGAGATTAAACAATTACTAGCAGGTAATCACTACCAGATCATTTCTGAACAGGCAGATAAATTTATTAATCGTAAGCAACTGTATGGTCAATATAACAATCCAAAAGATTTCTTAGACAGTTTTACAACGTTTATTCAGGAACAAATTAAACACGTTAAAACGCTTAATAAAACGCTAGTTAAGCCTAACAATATTACCAAGGCTGAGTTAAAAGAAATCAGGTTGCTACTCGATAACGCTGGTTACAGTGAAACTAATTTACAAACTGCATGGCGCAACCAATATCACCAAATTATTGATGCTGGCTTAATAGGTTATATTCGTCATGCTGCAATAGCTGAACCTCTGATTCCTTTCGAAAATAGAGTTGAACAAACCTTACAAAAAGCACAGGCTTTATATAACTGGACACCTATTCAACGGCAATGGTTAAACCGTTTAGCTGAACATCTAATTTTTAAAGAAGTGCTAGATAGAAAATCCATAAACAAACGCATTAACCAAGCCTATGGCAGCTCTATAGAAAAGTTAGATCAACTGCTAAATGGCCAATTAAATGAAGTATTAAATACCCTAAAAAAACTTTGGCCAGAAAATACGCCATTACTTGAACAAGAACAACAAAATACAACTGTTATTCCAGAAACCAACACTAATCCCACTAGCAATAGTAGTTCATTGATAACACCACCTAAGATAGAGCAAAAAATGCTGGAAACTAAAAGTTTGTTAGGATTTATCAAACAATTTTTAAAGTTTAAATAA